The Devosia sp. A16 genome includes a window with the following:
- a CDS encoding DUF4037 domain-containing protein, with product MADEPELIAAMAPLVADLAEDGAGAVALAGSRGKGRSDRQSDYDFRVYAHAYRPDVKATPQWRRFEAGMAEWQARGARMDGVWMRSYAGVESDLAAWLSGTAIPKSFEWTIWGYHLPTDLATQHVVNDPEGRLADWKEQLARYPEPLRDAVLRHYCEILSYWAADYHYASKVERRDLVFLVGIAGKLANAILQVVFALNRSYYPGDGWNLPMAAELELLPPDFTCRMAAILQPGRDPDAFQRQRTELIAMIADLEVLIAA from the coding sequence ATGGCCGACGAACCCGAACTGATTGCGGCGATGGCTCCGCTCGTCGCCGACCTCGCCGAGGACGGCGCGGGCGCCGTCGCCCTTGCCGGCTCGCGCGGCAAGGGTCGATCGGACCGGCAGTCGGACTACGATTTCCGCGTCTACGCCCATGCCTACCGGCCCGATGTCAAAGCCACGCCGCAATGGCGGCGGTTCGAAGCCGGCATGGCGGAATGGCAGGCCCGGGGCGCGCGCATGGATGGGGTCTGGATGCGCAGCTATGCCGGCGTCGAGAGCGATCTGGCGGCCTGGCTCAGCGGCACCGCCATCCCCAAGAGCTTCGAGTGGACCATCTGGGGCTACCACCTGCCGACCGATCTCGCGACCCAGCACGTCGTCAACGACCCCGAAGGCCGGCTGGCCGACTGGAAGGAACAGCTGGCCCGCTATCCCGAGCCGCTGCGCGACGCCGTGCTGCGGCACTATTGCGAGATTCTCAGCTACTGGGCCGCCGACTACCACTACGCGAGCAAGGTCGAGCGCCGCGACCTGGTGTTCCTGGTCGGCATTGCCGGCAAGCTGGCGAACGCCATCCTCCAGGTCGTGTTCGCGCTGAACCGTTCCTACTACCCGGGCGATGGCTGGAACCTGCCAATGGCGGCCGAGCTGGAGCTGCTGCCGCCCGATTTCACCTGCCGCATGGCGGCGATCCTGCAGCCGGGGCGCGACCCCGATGCCTTCCAGCGCCAGCGCACCGAACTCATCGCCATGATCGCCGATCTGGAGGTGCTGATCGCGGCTTGA
- a CDS encoding ABC transporter substrate-binding protein → MHTLAAVALAGTAILSTASLAQEQVNLTWQMWGDEKDTPLFQSIADLVTAEYPNIKVTPQFSGWTDYWTRLPVLASSGQIADLVAMQSMRMPSFYSVLEPLDPFIAADKFDKSVFESSIISGLSHEGVQYALPYDVGPWLVFYNRDKFAEAGLAEPKPDWSFADFQAAAEKLTSGDNYGYAVQAFDFIAEPVALGAEYFNDANQFDLTNPGYAAAVGKLVDLVAVAKASPVFASGAGAATASGRFASGNAAMYIDGPWSLISTQGAVNFKMGVAPLPRGEGPSRFITAGSGWGISAASQHKDEAYKALKVLTGPKAAEILASAGRALPGRLAEQKFWYDVAAKDVSGTRETLQYSFEHSTPFRLNESWNEFENLITQYIPLALNGDNTTDAVLADIQSQLP, encoded by the coding sequence ATGCATACCCTGGCTGCCGTGGCCCTTGCCGGCACCGCCATCCTGTCCACCGCCAGCCTTGCCCAGGAGCAGGTCAACCTGACCTGGCAGATGTGGGGTGACGAGAAGGATACCCCGCTGTTCCAGTCGATTGCCGACCTGGTGACGGCCGAATACCCCAACATCAAGGTGACGCCGCAATTCTCCGGCTGGACCGACTACTGGACCCGCCTGCCGGTGCTGGCCTCATCGGGCCAGATTGCCGACCTGGTCGCCATGCAGTCGATGCGCATGCCCAGCTTCTACAGCGTGCTCGAGCCGCTCGATCCGTTCATCGCTGCCGACAAATTCGACAAGTCGGTGTTCGAGTCTTCGATCATCAGCGGCCTGTCGCATGAAGGCGTGCAGTACGCGCTGCCCTATGACGTCGGCCCCTGGCTGGTGTTCTACAATCGCGACAAGTTCGCCGAGGCCGGGCTCGCCGAGCCCAAGCCTGACTGGAGCTTCGCCGATTTCCAGGCCGCCGCCGAAAAGCTCACCAGCGGCGACAATTATGGCTATGCGGTGCAGGCCTTCGACTTCATCGCCGAACCGGTGGCGCTGGGCGCCGAATACTTCAATGATGCGAACCAGTTCGATCTGACCAATCCCGGCTATGCCGCCGCCGTGGGCAAGCTCGTCGACCTCGTGGCCGTCGCCAAGGCCTCGCCGGTCTTCGCTTCGGGCGCCGGCGCCGCCACGGCCTCCGGTCGCTTCGCCTCGGGCAACGCCGCCATGTACATCGATGGCCCGTGGTCGCTGATCTCCACCCAGGGTGCGGTGAACTTCAAGATGGGCGTGGCGCCGCTGCCGCGCGGCGAGGGGCCGTCGCGCTTCATCACTGCCGGTTCGGGCTGGGGCATTTCGGCCGCCAGCCAGCACAAGGACGAGGCCTACAAGGCGCTGAAGGTGCTGACCGGTCCGAAGGCCGCCGAAATCCTCGCATCGGCCGGTCGCGCACTCCCTGGCCGCCTCGCCGAGCAGAAGTTCTGGTACGACGTCGCTGCCAAGGATGTCAGCGGCACGCGCGAGACGCTGCAATACTCGTTCGAACACTCGACCCCGTTCCGCCTCAACGAG